A single Mustela lutreola isolate mMusLut2 chromosome X, mMusLut2.pri, whole genome shotgun sequence DNA region contains:
- the LOC131820915 gene encoding melanoma-associated antigen B16-like, giving the protein MPQHQKNPQCLYDQCFQTCSEIQDMEVGQVSKTLQETHLSSYPLIPGSSKEAPDAGKPSTPESHQSFCSSSIAMTTTSSGELNEGANGQEEEVGTSWAGPTPKNVPIRALDEKVISLVNFMLFKYHMKEPMTEADMKVVIKEYEDHFTEIFLRACEHMEMVFGLDVKRVDPTNHCYGLFIKLGLTYDGVLDGEEGMPKTGILIFILGVIFMKGNSATEEEVWEVLNLTGIYAGQKHAIFGEPRELITKDFVKEKYLEYRQVANSDPAQFEFLWGPRAHAETTKMKVLEFLAKVHGTDPSSFPSSYEEALQDEEESARARISAWSTSTSGATGPSRAKSRHFSCS; this is encoded by the coding sequence ATGCCTCAGCACCAAAAGAATCCACAATGCTTATATGATCAGTGCTTTCAGACCTGCAGTGAGATCCAAGATATGGAGGTTGGCCAGGTCTCCAAGACTCTGCAAGAGACCCATCTGTCCTCTTATCCTCTGATACCTGGCAGTTCCAAGGAGGCTCCTGATGCTGGTAAACCCAGTACCCCTGAGAGTCATCAGAGTTTCTGCTCATCTTCCATCGCCATGACAACCACCTCATCAGGTGAATTGAATGAGGGTGCCAATGGCCAAGAAGAGGAGGTTGGCACCTCATGGGCTGGGCCCACCCCCAAGAATGTTCCCATACGTGCTCTAGATGAGAAAGTGATTTCATTGGTCAATTTCATGCTCTTCAAGTATCACATGAAAGAGCCCATGACAGAGGCAGATATGAAGGTCGTCATCAAAGAGTATGAAGACCACTTCACCGAGATCTTCCTGAGAGCCTGTGAGCACATGGAGATGGTCTTTGGCCTTGATGTGAAGAGAGTGGATCCCACCAACCACTGTTATGGCCTCTTCATCAAATTGGGCCTCACCTATGATGGGGTGCTGGATGGTGAAGAGGGCATGCCGAAGACCGGCATCCTGATCTTTATCCTGGGTGTGATCTTCATGAAGGGCAACAGTGCCACCGAAGAGGAAGTCTGGGAAGTTCTGAATTTGACGGGGATATATGCCGGGCAGAAGCACGCCATCTTTGGGGAGCCCAGGGAGCTCATCACCAAAGATTTTGTGAAGGAAAAGTACCTGGAGTACCGGCAGGTGGCCAACAGTGATCCGGCACAGTTTGAATTCCTGTGGGGCCCGAGAGCCCACGCTGAAACCACCAAGATGAAAGTCCTGGAGTTTCTGGCCAAGGTTCATGGGACTGACCCGAGCTCTTTCCCATCTTCGTATGAGGAGGCTTTGCAAGATGAAGAAGAGAGCGCCCGAGCCAGAATTTCGGCCTGGTCCACTTCTACTTCTGGGGCCACTGGGCCTTCTAGGGCCAAGTCCCGTCATTTCTCTTGCTCCTAG